In the genome of Chryseobacterium sp. 52, the window TTCAGATCCAAATGGATGTACTATTATTTCTAAGGTTTGTGCACAAAAAGAGTGCAGACCGCAATAATTTAAAATTATTAAAATCAATAGTTAGTCAATTAAGACTTAAACAAATCAAAAATCTAAACTTATGAAAAATCTAAAAAAACTAAGCAAAAGAGAACTACGAGTAATTACTGGCGGAAAAGAAATGTGTATTGATTCGGCTACGGGAGAATGCAGAAAATACGGGAATAGCTGTGCAGAAATGAAGTGCCGACTAATAGATCCAATAGAATTTTAATCAGAAATATCCTTGCCGCTCTCAGAGCGGTTTTTTTAAAATACAAGCAAAAACGCTGCAAAGATGACCTCTGCAGCGTTTTTTATTATGACTAACTTTAATATATTCTTTTATACGTTGAATCTAAAGTGCATGATGTCACCATCCTGAACAATATATTCTTTCCCTTCTACAGAAAGTTTTCCGGCTTCTTTTATTTTCACTTCAGAACCGTATGTAAGATAATCATTGTACTTGATCACTTCTGCACGGATGAAACCTTTTTCGAAATCTGTGTGAATGACACCCGCTGCCTGCGGAGCGGTCCATCCCTGTCCAATTGTCCAGGCTCTTACCTCTTTCACACCAGCTGTAAAGTATGTCTGAAGCTTTAACAGATCATAAGCTTTTCTGATCAAACGGTTTACTCCAGGCTCTTCAAGACCAAGTTCTTCAAGGAAAATCTCTCTTTCTTCAAACGTTTCAAGTTCATTGATATCTGCCTCGATCTGTGCTGCCAATACAACCACTTCTGCTCCTTCATTTTTAGCCATCGTTTCGATCTTTTCTATCCAATCGTTTCCGTTTTTGATAGAATTTTCGTCTACGTTGCACACATATAATACAGGCTTTTTAGTTAAAAGCTGGATATCCTCAATGATAGCTTGCGTCATATCATTTACAGGAAATTCTCTTGCATTTTTTCCGTCCTCAATAAACTTCTCCAGGTTCTGAAGTGTTTCATAGACCAGAATATCGTCTTTCTTTCCTGATTTGATGAATTTTTTAGCTTTTTCAACAGCTTTTCCTACTGTTTCAAGGTCTTTCAGCTGTAACTCGATGTCAATAATTTCTTTATCTCTCATCGGGTCTACAGAACCTTCAACATGGATAATATTCCCATTGTCAAAACATCTTAAAACATGGATAATAGCTTCACATTCGCGGATATTGGCAAGAAACTGATTTCCCAATCCTTCTCCTTTACTGGCCCCTTTTACAAGACCTGCAATATCAACGATTTCAACGACAGCCGGCAATACTCTTTCCGGATTCACTAATTTTTCCAGTTCAAATAATCTCTGATCCGGTACAGAAACCGTTCCTAAGTTCGGTTCTATGGTACAGAAAGGATAATTTGCTGATTGAGCTTTTGCGTTGCTTAAGCAGTTAAAAAGAGTTGATTTACCTACATTCGGTAAGCCTACGATTCCACATTTCATATTTTCTTAGCTTTTGGCAAAAAGCTTTTGGGCTTATTGCTTGTTAAAGGTGTGCAAAGATAGTGATTTTAGAAAGAGTTTCATAATAAAAAAATCTGCCAGATTTTTGACAGATTTTCAATAATTTAATTCTTCTTATGCGGTTTTTATGGATTGTCACCTGTGGCATTCTGAGCCAGCGGAACATCGTTTGGAGCTTGCTGTAATGTTTTATCTAAAGTAAATAAAGATTCATCAGTCGCTCTGTCTCCCCCTGCAATTTTCAATTTATCAATCAGGTTACTTGCAAGCGTTTCTTCTTCTATCTGCTCCTGAACAAACCACTGCATAAAATTCCATGTTGCCCAGTCTTTTTCTTCCAGTGCAAGATCTACAATTTTGTAAATCGCAGTTGTATTATCCACTTCATGTTTAAAAACTCCATCGAAACAGGCTGTTAAAGACTTCGGATCGGCAGGTGGTGCGGGAATGGAATCAACTTTTGGCTTCCCTCCTCTATTCAGTACGTATTCCATGAATTTAACGGAATGGTTTCTTTCTTCCTGTGCATGCCTGTAAAGGAAATTGGCAATTCCCTGATATCCTTTGTCGTCTGCCCAAATTCCATAAGACAGAAAAATGTGCGAGGCATGAATTTCTTTGTTCATCTGATTACTAAGTGCTTTTTCAATAGTCTTGGAAAGTCTGTTGGTATTCATAATGCTATATTTTTGTGATTATGGAAATAATGATGCAAAAATGATTCCGATACGAGTCTGTTTTTTATTTATCAGCAGAAAAACACCTGACTAAATACCTGATTTAAAGTAAATTAAACATTTAATTTATAGTTATTCTAAAATAAAAACCAGTTCTTTTATGAACTGGTTTTATCTTTTTCTCAAACGCGAAGACGTTATTTTTTTATTATCGTATTGCTTTCAAAAGCTATTCAGAAAACTTACTTTATATACCAAGCAATTATTTTATTTTCTTTGCCATATAATCACTTTCATTTCCTAGTCTGTCAATTGCTTTGATAGCTATGCCATCTAATTTTCTCCCGTCTTTAGATTTCGGAATCGCTTTTGAAAGCGTATCCAATGTCAAAATTTCGGTTTCCCATACTCCGTTGTATTGAGTGAAAATCACCCATTGGAATACATTTCCTATATTTTTACTGCTCCAGCTTGCCTGTACGGAACTTCCGCTATCTACTGTAAATAAGGTAGGTGTTTGTAATGGCAAAGCTTTAATCCATGGGCTTTTGGGAATTAATGCTTTCTCTTTATAAGGTCCGTTCTTTAAAGTAGGCAGCATACTGGAATTCTTTGTCAGTCCTGCAATGCTCCAGTGAATTTCTCCGGCATCATTCTTTAGGATCTGTCTTGAAATTTCAATTTGATTTTTGATTTCCGCAGGGCGGTCTGAGACTTTTATTTCTACCGTATTAAGTCCCGGCCAAAGGTGACGGTTCATTGTGTTTTCAGATTGCCACCAGTTTAGCAATGCTTCAAAGCCCTGTCCTTTTGAGTCGATAGGCCAGTAAAGCTGTGGTGAAAAATAATCTACCCAACCTTTATTCAGCCATAATTTGGCATCCGCGTATAATTCGTCATATTGTGAAGATCCAACGATTCCTGCAGGATATCCGGGCTTCCAGATCCCGAACGGGCTGATCCCGAATCTTACATAATTTTTTTCTGCATGGATTTCTTTATAGATCCTTTCCACAAATCTATTCACATTATCTCTTCTCCAGTCTGCCCTTGATAATGATCCTCCGCTTCTCTGATACTCATTCCAGGTTGCATTATCGGGAAAATCTGCGCCTCTGTTGTACGCAGCATAAGGATAGAAATAGTCGTCAAAATGTACTGCATCTATGTCATATCTCTTTACAATATCTTTCACAACATTGGAAACGTGTCCCTGTGTTTTTGGATTTGCAGGATCGAACCAGTACATTCCGTTCTTTAATTTTACAACAATATCAGACAATTTGCTAGCCATAGACAGGCTGTTTACAGCGCCTCCGTTGGAATGATGGGCCCGGTATGGATTTAACCAGACATGAAGCTCTAAACCTCTCTTATGGGCTTCTTCAATCCAGAACTGAAGGGGATCATAATTTGGATAAGGAGCAGTTCCCGTCTGTCCGGTCAGAAAATAAGACCAAGGTTCTATGCTGCTTGTATAGAGCGCGTCTGCAGAAGGTCTGATCTGGAAGATGGCCGCATTGAAATTGTTGTCTTTCAGCATATCGAGCATGCTTATGGCTTCTGCTTTCTGCTGATCAACCGTTAAATCATTTCGTGAAGGCCAGTTGATATTGGCTACACTTGCAATCCAGGCACCACGGAATTCTCTTTTGATCTCCGGAAGTGTGGTTCTGAAGTTTTCCTCAGCCGGAGGTACTGCTGTTACAGGTTTTACTGTATTAACAGGTTCTTTGGGCTTTGATATATTGCTGTTTGGCTTAGCTGTATTTTTTGTGGGTGTTGCTTTTACTGTATTACTCTGTACGGAACAACTGGCATATGATGCAAAAACTCCGGTTAAAAGAGTAAGCTTTATAATATTCATTCTCATCGTCTGCAAACTACTTTAAATTTATTTTTTCTAAGAGATTATTATGCCAAAATAAACATTTTAGGACATAGTCTCATAAAAAAAGCCCCGAAAAATTCGAGGCTTTTCTAATATATAAGAATTTCTTACGCTTTCGCTGATCTTTCCATTCTTTTTCTTTCTTCTTCAGAAAGAATTTTCTTTCTCATACGGATGAAGTTAGGAGTTACCTCAATTGCTTCATCAGACTGGATATATTCCATACATTCTTCCAGTGAGAACAATATTTTTGGAGCAACACCTCCATCTTTATCTTTACCTGCAGCACGAATATTGTTTAATTGTTTTGCTTCTACAATATTGATGACAAGATCGCCTGGTTTGTTTTGCTCACCAATGATCATTCCTGCATAGATCTCTTCGCCCGGATCCACATAAAACTTACCTCTATCCTGTAATTTAGCGATAGAATATTCAGTTGCCGGACCTTGGCTTTTACTTACCAAAACACCATTGCTTCTTCCAGGAATTGCTCCTTTGAAAGGTTTGTATTCTGTGAAACGGTGCGCCATAATAGCTTCACCAGCAGTAGCCGTCAACATCTGGGAACGCAATCCGATCAAACCTCTTGAAGGAATCTCGAATTCCATATGCTGCATCTCCCCTTTAGTTTCCATAATGTGAAGATCTCCTTTTCTCTGAGTTGCCAAATCGATAACTCTTGAAGCAAATTCTTCAGGAACGTCAACAACCAAAGATTCATAAGGCTCACATTTTTCTCCGTCGATTTCTCTCAAGATAACCTGTGGCTGACCAATTGTCATTTCGTATCCTTCTCTTCTCATTGTTTCAATCAAAACTGACAAGTGAAGAATACCTCTACCGAATACCAGGAAAGTGTTTGCATCCTGAGTTTGTTCTACTCTTAATGCTAAGTTTTTCTCTAGTTCTTTGTATAATCTTTCTTTCAGGTGATTAGAAGTCACATATTTACCATCTTTTCCGAAGAATGGCGAGTTGTTGATAGAGAACGTCATATTCAACGTTGGCTCATCAATAGAAGTTCTTGGCAACGGTTCAGGATTTTCAATATCTACGAATGAATCACCGATCTGGAAAGCGTCAAAACCTACAACAGCACAGATATCACCTGCTTTTACTTCTGTAACTTTTTTCTTCCCTAATCCTTCAAAAACGTAAAGTTCTTTTACTTTTCCTTTTAAAACTTTTCCATCTGCCTGAGCAAGACCAATCCATTGAGATTCTTTGATCTCTCCTCTGATTACTTTTCCAATAGCAATTCTTCCTAAGAAAGAAGAAAAGTCTAGAGAAACGATCTGCATCTGTAAAGTTCCTTCTGATACTTTCGGCTCCGGAACATACTGTAAAATACCATCTAATAATGGGAAGATATTTTCTGTTTGTTCTAATGAAGTGTTGAACCATCCTTGTTTAGAAGAACCGTAGAACGTTGGGAAATCCAACTGCTCTTCAGTAGCATCAAGTGCAAAGAATAAATCAAATACCTTATCATGAACTTCTTCAGGACGACAGTTTGGTTTGTCAACTTTGTTGATTACAACCAAAGGTCTAAGTCCTAATTCCAATGCTTTCTGAAGTACGAATCTTGTCTGAGGCATTGGTCCTTCAAAGGCATCCACCAATAAGATTACCCCATCCGCCATTTTTAAAACTCTCTCTACTTCCCCACCAAAATCGGCGTGACCGGGAGTATCGATTACGTTAATTTTAACGTCTTTATAAGTAACAGAAATATTTTTAGATAGAATGGTAATACCTCGTTCTCTTTCAAGATCGTTATTATCCATTATTAATTCTCCACTTTCCTGATTTTCTCTGAAAATGTTTGTAGCATGAATAATCTTGTCAACCAAAGTCGTCTTCCCGTGGTCAACGTGTGCGATAATCGCAATATTTCTAATGTTTTGCATGAATGATTTTTACGGGTGCAAAAATAGTGATTTCTAATGAATAACAAGCAAGAATATGAATTAATTAACAAATTCATAATGAGAAATTTATGTTATTTCTTTCAAAAAAGCCGGCTAAAATAATATCAGTCAACTTCTGTCACAGGCTGCATTTATCTTTGCTTCAATCGTTTTCCTGCATAAAATATGACCGGTTTAAGTGGCCCAAATATTAATTATACGTTCTAAAAAAACAGACAGGTTATGGTTTAATAAAAGGGAAGCTGTTATTTTAAACCTTGCTTTTTATAGCACCGGATCTAGAAACCAGAAGTATAAACAGATTAAAACTGCCTGAATCAGAATTACTGCTACAAATTTCATTAAAAAGGATTTTTTTGAAATTTTATGCCTGAAAATCAGCATTCCTAAAATAGCACCTGCCGTTCCTCCAATGAATGTTAATCCTAAAAGTGAATTTTCTGAAACCCTTCGTTTATGCCTGACAGCCAGATTTTTATCTAATCCAAAAATCAGAAAACTAAAAAGATTAATTCCTAACAATATTATTTTGACCATTGAAGCAAATATAGTAATTTGACGGAACTCATTATGATCGTTTAAAATACTTCTATTCCGGATATTCTATTTTTAATGGATGGGATGAGATCATTCATTGTGGTCTATTTAATTTAAATTTTCGGGAGAGATTGTATATAACACATCATCATAAAAATGTAACTTAAGTGTTCCATATTTAAAACACAATATTTTATTAATATGTTTAAAAAATTAATCCTTTTACTTACAATGAGTGTGGTAATCTGCATGAATGCTCAACAGAAAGCAGAACAGGCTCTAAAAACATTTGAACAAAAATACCCTCAGGAAAAAATACATTTGTTATTAAACAAAAATAACTTTGTCGCAGGAGATTATATATGGTTTAAATCTTTTGTATTTGATGGATACAGTACATCAAGTATCTCTACTACTCTATTTGTAGAATTATATGACCGTAATAAAAAACAAATCAGTAAAAAATTATTTCCTTTATTAAATGGAGAAGGAAGCGGCAGTATTTCCCTTCCTGCCTCTTTAAAGGAAGATGTATATTACATCAGGGCCTATACGACCTGGATGGCCAATTTCAGTGAAGATTTTCAGCTGGTAAAGCCCATTGCTGTTTACAATCCTTCTTCACCTGAAAAATTAACAGTAGATTCCAATCCGAACTGGACTGCATCCGTACATCCGGAAAGCGGAACCTTTATAGATGGAATCAGTACAAAAGTTGCGGTACGACTGCAGTCAAATGAGGTATCTACTTCCGATTGGGAAGGGTACGTAACAGACACTGAAAATCCTAATGCAAAAATAAGTACAGTTAAGGGGTTTGATCAGAATGTAGGCATGTTCAACATTACTCCCACAAGCGGAAAAAAATACCAGCTCGTCATTCAGGACAAAGCCGGACGAAAACAAAGCATAAATCTACCGGAAGTCGCTCCATCAGGGATAAATTTACAGGTAACGAGCAATGTTGATGCTATAAAATATACTTTAAAAGCAAAAAATCTTTCTAACGAATCTCAATATTATAAAATTTTAGGGACAATAAACAATCAACTGGTTTATAAGGCTCAGATCGGCACCATCTCTGATGAAACCCAGTACTCTATTCCTAACAACCAGCTTATCAGCGGAATATTGCAGCTTACGGTCTTCGATGACAAAGAAAACATAGTAGCGAACAGACTTTCTTTTGTACAGCCACAATTGCTGCAAACAGAGGAGCCTACGTTACAGTCTTTATCCGTAAAAAGTACACCCCGTGGGAAAGTTTCGTTTGATATTGCCAAAGAGGCAAAATCTTCAAGTTATACGGTTTTAGTTATTGATGCCAACACAAAAAGTACTGAAGAAGATCAAAGTTTATTAAGTTCTTTATGGCTTACGGGCGATATTGCTTCTAAAATATACAATCCCGCCCAATATTTTATAAAAAACAGAAATACAGATGCATTAGATGCTCTCTTGATCTCGGAACAATGGAAACGTTTTGACTGGAAATCTATTATATCCGGCAATTACCCAATGATTAAATATACACCTGAAAACTATCTTTCTTACAAAGGAAAAATAAATATTGAAGGTAAACCTGCTCCGAATACGGATTTAAATTTAATTTTTAATTCCGGATCAGGACCTAAAGTATTCCAGATAAAATCAGACAATAACGCTTTCTTTTCTCTGAATAATTTAATTTTTGAGGATTCAATGAAGTTTTCTTATCAGCTCAATTCGGATCCAAAACAAATTAAAAATAACTATTCCGTCTACTTTCAGCCTAATTACAGTTTTGTACCCTACGGAAAAAACCTTCCATTAACTCATTACAAGCTTATACAGCGGCCTAATGATGACCAAATACCCGCGGAGATCCTTCGGTCTGTCGCAAGCATTAACTTTCAAAAAAATATCAATGAGAAAACAACCGATATAGAAGAGATAAAATTAAAAGGGGAGAAAAAAGACAAAACCAAACAGCTCAATAAAGAGCTAAGCAGCCCTTTGTTCAGAGGGGCAAATGAAGAAGTTTTCGATTTTGTTAATGATTTACAATCTCCCGGTACAACCAATGTTTTACAATGGTTGCAGGGAAGAGTAGCCGGATTGCAAATTCAAACAAGAAATGGCACCTACGTTCCTTATCTGAGGGATGCAGTGGTAAACACTTATATTGATGAAATACAAGTCAATCCAAGTGAAATAGGAAATCTATCGGTATCAGATATCGCCATGGTAAAAGTCATAAAAGGGTTTTTCTCAGGAGGTTTCGGAGGTGGAAACGGTGCAATCGCTATTTATACCCGAAGAGGTGGCTCAACCGGTGCCACTACAAAACCCTCCCAATTAAGGCAAATATCATTGGTTGGTTATGACAAAGAAGAGCCTTTCAACAATCTTATATACGAGAATGATGGACTAAAAAATATTTCCCAGGACACCAGAAGCGTTCTTTACTGGAACCCGTTTTTAGAAGTACAGCCGAAAGAAGCCACTACAGTACAGTTTTACGGAAATGATGATGCGAAGAATTACAGACTCATCATCATGGGATATGATAAAAATAAGGACATGCCGGTGTATTATAATGAAATTATCCCATAAACTCATTTGTACCTGAGCCAATAGAAACAAAAGCCTAAATACTTACAGTAGATCAGGCTTTTTTACTGCTTTATTTATATGTTAAACAGGGTCCTAAAAAGACAGCTATTCTTTTCGATTATCTTTATAAAAAAGAGCTGCCTTCATATGAAGGCAGCTCCCGGTATCTGTATCTAACAATTATTTTTTAGCTTTTACATCAACAGCAATTTCGATATCTTTGCTGATCATCCATTCAGCAGGATCTGCTTCTGAAGTACCAAACTTGATTCCCCAATCTGCTCTGTTTACTGTAAATTTAGCCTGAACAGCAGCTGAAGTATCAGTAACATCCACTTTAGCAGGGAAAGTTACGTTCATTGTCTTTCCTGACAGTGTAAGATTTCCGCTTACTGTTTTATTAGCTCCTGCAACAGCATCTTTAGGTGCTTCTTTCAAATCTGTAACACTTGTAATTTTGAAATCTGAAGTAGGGTTCTTTGCAGTATCAAAGAAATCAGGATTTTTTAAGTGAGCTTCAAGATCTGCAGGTTTTTTATCTTTTTCTGTTACGGAAGCAGGATCTACTTTGATAGAATTCATATCGATTACAAAGTTTCCAGCAGCTAACTGACCTCCTTCAACGCTTAGATCACCTGATTTTACGCTAAGAGTTCCCCAACGAGGAGCCATACCTCCTTTGTGAAAAGCTTTCCAGTTTACTACAGAAGTAGTAGCATCAACCGGTAATACTTCTCCTTTGCTCTCTGCTACCGTCTGCTCCGTTGCCGTTGCTGCAGTATCTGCTGATTTTTCTTTAGTACACGATGCTGCAAGCAATCCTATTCCTACTAATGCAATTACACTAAGTTTTTTCATATTGTTTATTTGTTTAGAAAATTGTTTAAAATATTAAACTTAAAGATTCCAAAAATAGAAAAACATAACCAATTAACATCTTAACATACATCAAGAAATAAAAATATTCGTCTTTTAATGATGATTATAAAAAACAGGATGATGAAAATACAAAATCTAAAACATTTAACGCCATAGAAAAAATGGCTATTTTAGCTGTTTAAAATTTATTATCTTCGTGATTGATCACAGCATTTGTTACATTCAGGGCATTGGCAATGTCGTTGTGAATTACTTTCAAAAATTATTATCTTCGTGATTGATCACAGCATTTTCACCTGCAGTAAAACCAGCATTATAGTTGTGAATTGCTTTCAAAAATTATTATCTTCGTGATTGATCACAGCAGGCGGCATACTTAACGATCATTGAAGCTCGTTGTGAATTGCTTTCAAAAATTATTATCTTCGTGATTGATCACAGCGCGACCTCAAAAGAGTAAGTTTGGTAATCTGTTGTGAATTGCTTTCAAAAATTATTATCTTCGTGATTGATCACAGCTGGGATTTAGAGTTATATAAATTTGTAGAAGTTGTGAATTGCTTTCAAAAATTATTATCTTCGTGATTGATCACAGCATTTGAATTGTCAATGCATTTGTTTTCATAGTTGTGAATTGCTTTCAAAAATTATTATCTTCGTGATTGATCACAGCATTAGGTACTGCAGCTATTAAAGCATATGGGTTGTGAATTGCTTTCAAAAATTATTATCTTCGTGATTGATCACAGCATTTATTGAAGATGTAATTTCAGCTTTTGAGTTGTGAATTGCTTTCAAAAATTATTATCTTCGTGATTGATCACAGCGTATGTACTTTGAATTAAATCAAGAGAAAGGTTGTGAATTGCTTTCAAAAATTATTATCTTCGTGATTGATCACAGCTGATGGTATCAAAGTGGAAACAGTTGAACTGTTGTGAATTGCTTTCAAAAATTATTATCTTCGTGATTGATCACAGCATTCTGGTCCAAATGCATTTGCGATGGCGTGTTGTGAATTGCTTTCAAAAATTATTATCTTCGTGATTGATCACAGCGTATGTACTTTGAATTAAATCAAGAGAAAGGTTGTGAATTGCTTTCAAAAATTATTATCTTCGTGATTGATCACAGCTGATGGTATCAAAGTGGAAACAGTTGAACTGTTGTGAATTGCTTTCAAAAATTATTATCTTCGTGATTGATCACAGCATTCTGGTCCAAATGCATTTGCGATGGCGTGTTGTGAATTGCTTTCAAAAATTATTATCTTCGTGATTGATCACAGCCTCTACGAAAAAACTTAAAATTAATCCGCTGTTGTGAATTGCTTTCAAAAATTATTATCTTCGTGATTGATCACAGCGTATTAGATATTGATGCTAAGTCAAAGCAAGTTGTGAATTGCTTTCAAAAATTATTATCTTCGTGATTGATCACAGCATTGAGCAGTGGGCTAAGGGGGATGATGTAGTTGTGAATTGCTTTCAAAAATTATTATCTTCGTGATTGATCACAGCCTCA includes:
- a CDS encoding bacteriocin-like protein, whose protein sequence is MKNLKKLSKRELRVITGGKEMCIDSATGECRKYGNSCAEMKCRLIDPIEF
- the ychF gene encoding redox-regulated ATPase YchF, translating into MKCGIVGLPNVGKSTLFNCLSNAKAQSANYPFCTIEPNLGTVSVPDQRLFELEKLVNPERVLPAVVEIVDIAGLVKGASKGEGLGNQFLANIRECEAIIHVLRCFDNGNIIHVEGSVDPMRDKEIIDIELQLKDLETVGKAVEKAKKFIKSGKKDDILVYETLQNLEKFIEDGKNAREFPVNDMTQAIIEDIQLLTKKPVLYVCNVDENSIKNGNDWIEKIETMAKNEGAEVVVLAAQIEADINELETFEEREIFLEELGLEEPGVNRLIRKAYDLLKLQTYFTAGVKEVRAWTIGQGWTAPQAAGVIHTDFEKGFIRAEVIKYNDYLTYGSEVKIKEAGKLSVEGKEYIVQDGDIMHFRFNV
- a CDS encoding ferritin gives rise to the protein MNTNRLSKTIEKALSNQMNKEIHASHIFLSYGIWADDKGYQGIANFLYRHAQEERNHSVKFMEYVLNRGGKPKVDSIPAPPADPKSLTACFDGVFKHEVDNTTAIYKIVDLALEEKDWATWNFMQWFVQEQIEEETLASNLIDKLKIAGGDRATDESLFTLDKTLQQAPNDVPLAQNATGDNP
- a CDS encoding glycoside hydrolase family 10 protein, whose translation is MRMNIIKLTLLTGVFASYASCSVQSNTVKATPTKNTAKPNSNISKPKEPVNTVKPVTAVPPAEENFRTTLPEIKREFRGAWIASVANINWPSRNDLTVDQQKAEAISMLDMLKDNNFNAAIFQIRPSADALYTSSIEPWSYFLTGQTGTAPYPNYDPLQFWIEEAHKRGLELHVWLNPYRAHHSNGGAVNSLSMASKLSDIVVKLKNGMYWFDPANPKTQGHVSNVVKDIVKRYDIDAVHFDDYFYPYAAYNRGADFPDNATWNEYQRSGGSLSRADWRRDNVNRFVERIYKEIHAEKNYVRFGISPFGIWKPGYPAGIVGSSQYDELYADAKLWLNKGWVDYFSPQLYWPIDSKGQGFEALLNWWQSENTMNRHLWPGLNTVEIKVSDRPAEIKNQIEISRQILKNDAGEIHWSIAGLTKNSSMLPTLKNGPYKEKALIPKSPWIKALPLQTPTLFTVDSGSSVQASWSSKNIGNVFQWVIFTQYNGVWETEILTLDTLSKAIPKSKDGRKLDGIAIKAIDRLGNESDYMAKKIK
- the typA gene encoding translational GTPase TypA; the encoded protein is MQNIRNIAIIAHVDHGKTTLVDKIIHATNIFRENQESGELIMDNNDLERERGITILSKNISVTYKDVKINVIDTPGHADFGGEVERVLKMADGVILLVDAFEGPMPQTRFVLQKALELGLRPLVVINKVDKPNCRPEEVHDKVFDLFFALDATEEQLDFPTFYGSSKQGWFNTSLEQTENIFPLLDGILQYVPEPKVSEGTLQMQIVSLDFSSFLGRIAIGKVIRGEIKESQWIGLAQADGKVLKGKVKELYVFEGLGKKKVTEVKAGDICAVVGFDAFQIGDSFVDIENPEPLPRTSIDEPTLNMTFSINNSPFFGKDGKYVTSNHLKERLYKELEKNLALRVEQTQDANTFLVFGRGILHLSVLIETMRREGYEMTIGQPQVILREIDGEKCEPYESLVVDVPEEFASRVIDLATQRKGDLHIMETKGEMQHMEFEIPSRGLIGLRSQMLTATAGEAIMAHRFTEYKPFKGAIPGRSNGVLVSKSQGPATEYSIAKLQDRGKFYVDPGEEIYAGMIIGEQNKPGDLVINIVEAKQLNNIRAAGKDKDGGVAPKILFSLEECMEYIQSDEAIEVTPNFIRMRKKILSEEERKRMERSAKA
- a CDS encoding DUF1294 domain-containing protein; translated protein: MVKIILLGINLFSFLIFGLDKNLAVRHKRRVSENSLLGLTFIGGTAGAILGMLIFRHKISKKSFLMKFVAVILIQAVLICLYFWFLDPVL
- a CDS encoding YceI family protein; amino-acid sequence: MKKLSVIALVGIGLLAASCTKEKSADTAATATEQTVAESKGEVLPVDATTSVVNWKAFHKGGMAPRWGTLSVKSGDLSVEGGQLAAGNFVIDMNSIKVDPASVTEKDKKPADLEAHLKNPDFFDTAKNPTSDFKITSVTDLKEAPKDAVAGANKTVSGNLTLSGKTMNVTFPAKVDVTDTSAAVQAKFTVNRADWGIKFGTSEADPAEWMISKDIEIAVDVKAKK